In Streptomyces ambofaciens ATCC 23877, a single genomic region encodes these proteins:
- a CDS encoding cytochrome P450, translating to MNDDQTPSGPTGGGCPVAHAGGVTRLYGPEAATDPHDIYARLRKEYGSVAPVLLEGDVPAWLVLGYRENRRVLDNPLQFSRDSRIWRDFRDGRVEATSPLIQMVGWRPDCVSQDGEPHRRLRGAVTDNLYAVAGRGIRRHVTHFANKQIDAFADTGRADLVADFAEYLPMLVLTRVFGLAEREGRNLAESSKQVIKGGADALTHNERIMGILGELAARKRQEPGSDFTSGLIEHRAGLDEDEIVNHLRLVLITAHTTTSNLLARTLQMVLTETSWLSGLVSGQLNLSAVVEEVMWNSPPLAVLPGRFATADLELGGRPVKKGDLLVLGLAAGNHDPEVRPDIAAPVHGNASHLAFSAGPHECPGQNIGQAIIETAVDVLLHRLSGLRLAVPPAGLTSTASTWESRLDSLPVEFTV from the coding sequence ATGAACGACGACCAGACCCCGTCCGGCCCCACCGGCGGCGGCTGCCCCGTCGCCCACGCAGGGGGCGTCACCCGGCTCTACGGCCCCGAGGCGGCGACCGACCCGCACGACATCTACGCCCGCCTGCGCAAGGAGTACGGATCGGTCGCCCCGGTGCTCCTGGAGGGTGACGTGCCCGCCTGGCTGGTGCTCGGGTACCGGGAGAACCGGCGAGTGCTGGACAACCCCCTCCAGTTCAGCCGCGACTCGCGGATCTGGCGGGACTTCCGGGACGGCCGCGTCGAGGCGACGTCCCCCCTGATCCAGATGGTGGGCTGGCGTCCCGACTGCGTCTCCCAGGACGGCGAGCCGCACCGCCGGCTGCGCGGGGCGGTCACCGACAACCTGTACGCCGTGGCCGGCCGGGGCATCCGGCGGCACGTCACGCACTTCGCGAACAAGCAGATCGACGCGTTCGCCGACACGGGCCGCGCGGACCTGGTGGCCGACTTCGCCGAGTACCTGCCCATGCTCGTACTCACCCGGGTCTTCGGACTCGCCGAGCGGGAGGGGCGGAACCTCGCCGAGTCCAGCAAGCAGGTGATCAAGGGCGGAGCGGACGCCCTCACGCACAACGAGCGCATCATGGGCATCCTCGGCGAACTCGCCGCGCGCAAGCGGCAGGAGCCGGGCTCCGACTTCACCTCCGGTCTCATCGAGCACCGCGCCGGACTCGACGAGGACGAGATCGTCAACCACCTGCGCCTGGTGCTGATCACCGCCCACACCACGACCAGCAACCTGCTGGCCCGAACGCTCCAGATGGTTCTCACCGAGACCTCCTGGCTGTCCGGTCTGGTGAGCGGGCAGCTGAACCTGTCCGCGGTCGTGGAGGAGGTGATGTGGAACTCCCCGCCGCTGGCGGTGCTGCCGGGCCGGTTCGCCACGGCCGACCTGGAACTCGGCGGCCGCCCGGTCAAGAAGGGCGACCTGCTCGTGCTGGGTCTGGCGGCCGGCAACCACGACCCCGAGGTCCGGCCCGACATCGCCGCCCCGGTGCACGGCAACGCCTCGCACCTGGCCTTCAGCGCCGGCCCCCACGAGTGCCCGGGGCAGAACATCGGCCAGGCCATCATCGAGACGGCCGTCGACGTCCTGCTGCACCGGCTGTCCGGGCTGCGCCTGGCCGTGCCGCCGGCCGGCCTGACGTCCACCGCCTCCACCTGGGAGTCGCGGCTGGACAGCCTGCCGGTGGAGTTCACCGTCTAG
- a CDS encoding 7-epi-alpha-eudesmol synthase, producing the protein MSQDVRFDLPFDTPVSPHLAHARDRHLRWVRERGLVRSRIGFEEYRSWDLAQAAARTYPHASADDMVVLMNWFSLAFLFDDQFDAGRPDRAERIAEVARELIATPLRPAGTPPRVECPITLAWAEVWERLSDGMSLTWISRFAASWGRFLVAHCEEVDLAADGRAGTLGIDDYAVFRRRTVGIHHSIDAGERSRRFEVPAAAMAHPLMERLRDLAADTIGFMNDIHSFERERRRGDGHNLIAVLHRERGCSWQEAADEAYRMTTARLDEYVALESRVPLMCDELGLDADERARVAMGVEAIQHWINGNYEWALTTGRYAAAKEGPVATAELAGRGSVDDLLTV; encoded by the coding sequence ATGTCTCAGGACGTCCGCTTCGACCTCCCCTTCGACACCCCCGTCAGCCCGCATCTCGCCCACGCCCGCGACCGCCACCTGCGCTGGGTGCGCGAGCGGGGACTGGTACGCAGCCGGATCGGGTTCGAGGAGTACCGGTCCTGGGACCTGGCGCAGGCCGCCGCCCGCACCTACCCCCACGCGTCGGCGGACGACATGGTCGTCCTGATGAACTGGTTCTCCCTGGCCTTCCTCTTCGACGACCAGTTCGACGCCGGCCGGCCGGACCGGGCCGAGCGCATAGCGGAGGTGGCGCGGGAGCTCATCGCCACGCCGCTGCGCCCGGCGGGCACCCCGCCTCGGGTCGAGTGCCCCATCACCCTGGCCTGGGCGGAGGTCTGGGAACGCCTCTCGGATGGCATGTCCCTGACGTGGATATCCCGGTTCGCGGCCTCCTGGGGCAGGTTCCTGGTGGCGCACTGCGAGGAGGTCGACCTGGCGGCCGATGGCCGGGCCGGGACCCTCGGCATCGACGACTACGCCGTCTTCCGGCGCCGTACGGTCGGCATCCACCACAGCATCGACGCGGGCGAGCGCAGCCGCCGCTTCGAGGTGCCGGCCGCGGCGATGGCGCATCCGCTGATGGAGCGGCTGCGCGACTTGGCCGCGGACACGATCGGCTTCATGAACGACATCCACTCCTTCGAGCGCGAGCGCCGGCGCGGTGACGGCCACAACCTCATCGCCGTGCTGCACCGGGAGCGGGGCTGCTCGTGGCAGGAGGCCGCCGACGAGGCGTACCGCATGACGACCGCCCGCCTGGACGAGTACGTGGCCCTGGAGAGCCGTGTGCCGCTGATGTGCGACGAACTGGGGCTGGACGCGGACGAGCGGGCCCGGGTGGCGATGGGGGTGGAGGCCATCCAGCACTGGATCAACGGCAACTACGAGTGGGCGTTGACCACCGGCCGCTACGCGGCGGCCAAGGAGGGTCCGGTGGCCACGGCCGAGCTGGCCGGGCGGGGCTCGGTGGACGACCTGCTGACCGTGTGA
- a CDS encoding VOC family protein gives MALVNAGVVVLDCAEPERLAEFYKELLGAEETEASANRIEIQGAGGFRMAFRRDVNATPPSWPRPENSLQAHLDFVVEDLDEAERGVVGLGGRPLEAKDAAGPHEERGFSDPAGHSFTMRRGIAPTAPKQG, from the coding sequence ATGGCACTGGTCAACGCGGGCGTCGTGGTGCTCGACTGCGCCGAACCCGAGCGGCTCGCCGAGTTCTACAAAGAGCTGCTGGGCGCGGAAGAGACCGAAGCGAGCGCCAACCGGATCGAGATCCAGGGGGCCGGCGGCTTCCGCATGGCGTTCCGGCGGGACGTGAACGCCACCCCGCCGAGCTGGCCCCGCCCCGAGAACTCTCTCCAGGCCCACCTGGACTTCGTCGTCGAGGACCTCGACGAGGCCGAACGCGGGGTCGTGGGGCTGGGCGGGCGTCCGCTGGAGGCCAAGGACGCGGCCGGCCCGCACGAGGAGCGGGGTTTCTCCGATCCCGCGGGCCACTCCTTCACGATGCGCCGCGGTATCGCGCCGACGGCACCCAAGCAGGGCTAG
- a CDS encoding DUF4235 domain-containing protein: MGKKKKKTLPLAYKPVGFVLGWAGGALAGMAFQKTWKVLRHEDDAPDALDPDRGWGEILLAAAIQGAIFAAVRSAVDRTGAKAIERSTGVWPTDGKGGRD; this comes from the coding sequence GTGGGCAAGAAAAAGAAGAAGACGCTCCCCCTCGCCTACAAGCCCGTCGGCTTCGTGCTGGGCTGGGCGGGCGGTGCGCTGGCCGGGATGGCCTTCCAGAAGACCTGGAAGGTGCTCCGGCACGAGGACGACGCGCCCGACGCGCTGGACCCGGACCGCGGCTGGGGGGAGATCCTGCTGGCCGCCGCGATCCAGGGCGCCATCTTCGCCGCGGTGCGCAGCGCGGTGGACCGGACCGGCGCCAAGGCCATCGAACGCTCGACGGGCGTGTGGCCGACCGACGGAAAGGGCGGCCGGGACTGA
- a CDS encoding glutathione S-transferase family protein, translating to MSGDGGTPGNSGYGRKAFKRSRSHFADRITADGRDGWPVAPGRYRLVVSRACPWASRALVSRRLLGLEDALSLAVTDPLQDDRSWRFTLDPDGRDPVLGIRYLSEAYDRRETGYPGGVSVPAIVDVPSGQLVTNDYQQITLDLATEWTSLHRPGAPDLYPDALRDEIDEVMAGVYEDVNNGVYRAGFATGQEEYEAACAGVFRRLEALTPRLERQRYLVGDTITEADIRLFTTLVRFDAVYHGHFKCNRWKLTENPVLWAYVRDLFQTPGFGDTVDFDHIKRHYYQVHTGINPTAIVPLGPDLSGWLTPHHRQELGGRPFGDGTPPEPVRADEAVPAPGRP from the coding sequence ATGAGCGGTGACGGCGGAACGCCGGGCAACAGCGGCTACGGCAGGAAGGCCTTCAAGCGGTCCAGGAGCCACTTCGCGGACCGGATCACCGCGGACGGCCGGGACGGCTGGCCCGTGGCGCCCGGCCGCTACCGGCTGGTGGTGAGCCGTGCCTGCCCGTGGGCGAGCCGCGCCCTCGTCTCACGGCGGCTGCTCGGGCTGGAGGACGCCCTGTCCCTGGCGGTCACCGATCCCCTCCAGGACGACCGCAGCTGGCGCTTCACCCTGGACCCGGACGGCCGCGACCCGGTACTCGGCATCCGCTATCTCAGCGAGGCCTACGACCGGCGGGAGACCGGCTATCCGGGCGGAGTGAGTGTGCCGGCGATCGTGGACGTGCCCAGCGGGCAGCTGGTCACCAACGACTACCAGCAGATCACCCTGGACCTCGCGACCGAGTGGACGTCCCTGCACCGGCCGGGGGCACCCGACCTGTACCCGGACGCCCTGCGCGACGAGATCGACGAGGTGATGGCGGGCGTCTACGAGGATGTCAACAACGGCGTCTACCGCGCGGGATTCGCGACCGGCCAGGAGGAGTACGAGGCGGCGTGCGCGGGCGTCTTCCGGCGTCTGGAGGCGCTGACGCCGCGGCTGGAGCGGCAGCGCTACCTGGTCGGTGACACCATCACGGAGGCGGACATCCGGCTGTTCACTACGCTCGTCCGTTTCGACGCCGTCTACCACGGTCACTTCAAGTGCAACCGCTGGAAGCTGACGGAGAACCCGGTGCTGTGGGCGTACGTCCGCGACCTGTTCCAGACGCCCGGCTTCGGCGACACCGTCGACTTCGACCACATCAAACGCCACTACTACCAGGTGCACACCGGCATCAACCCGACCGCCATCGTGCCCCTGGGCCCGGACCTGTCCGGCTGGCTCACACCCCATCACCGGCAGGAGCTGGGCGGGCGGCCGTTCGGCGACGGGACACCGCCGGAGCCGGTCCGCGCCGACGAGGCGGTTCCGGCGCCGGGCAGGCCCTGA
- a CDS encoding cation diffusion facilitator family transporter — MVALAANLVIAAAKAVGGLVAGSPALLSEAAHSVADSMNEVFLLAALRRSRRPADRRHPFGYGKERFFWSLLAAVGIFVMGGCFSFYQGVEALRTGAQEELGGYVAGLIVLGVALLAEGASLLRALYQVRGQGGLATGLRDPALRTVVAEDGTAVLGVTLAMTGMILHMVTGQVVWEACASLAIGALLVYVAYRLGREARDQLIGEAADPEASGRIRSLLQAQPEIDSVEALFTMKTGLDSTLVAARIDLVPGLDSERVEEVAVRIKRSIARTVPEARQIFLDVTDRLAEEAAESPAATGERGGA; from the coding sequence CTGGTCGCGCTCGCGGCCAACCTGGTGATAGCCGCCGCCAAGGCGGTGGGGGGTCTCGTGGCGGGCTCGCCCGCGCTGCTGTCGGAGGCGGCGCACTCGGTGGCCGACAGCATGAACGAGGTCTTCCTGCTCGCCGCCCTGCGCCGCAGCCGCCGCCCCGCCGACCGCCGGCACCCCTTCGGCTACGGCAAGGAACGGTTCTTCTGGTCCTTGCTGGCAGCCGTCGGCATCTTCGTGATGGGCGGCTGCTTCTCCTTCTACCAAGGGGTCGAGGCCCTGCGCACCGGCGCCCAGGAGGAGCTCGGCGGCTACGTGGCCGGGCTGATCGTGCTCGGCGTCGCCCTGCTCGCCGAGGGAGCCTCCCTGCTGCGGGCCCTGTACCAGGTGCGGGGCCAGGGCGGGCTCGCCACCGGGCTGCGCGATCCGGCCCTGCGCACGGTCGTCGCCGAGGACGGCACCGCGGTGCTCGGCGTGACCCTCGCGATGACCGGCATGATCCTGCACATGGTCACCGGACAGGTGGTGTGGGAGGCCTGCGCCTCGCTCGCGATCGGCGCGCTGCTCGTGTACGTGGCGTACCGGCTGGGCCGCGAGGCCCGCGACCAGCTGATCGGCGAGGCCGCCGACCCGGAGGCCAGCGGCCGCATCCGGTCGCTGCTGCAGGCGCAGCCGGAGATCGACAGCGTCGAGGCGCTGTTCACCATGAAGACCGGACTGGACTCCACCCTGGTGGCCGCCCGCATCGACCTGGTGCCCGGCCTGGACAGCGAGCGGGTGGAGGAGGTCGCGGTGCGCATCAAGAGGTCGATCGCGCGCACCGTACCCGAGGCGCGGCAGATCTTCCTCGACGTCACCGACCGGCTCGCCGAGGAGGCAGCGGAAAGCCCCGCCGCGACGGGGGAGCGCGGCGGGGCCTGA
- a CDS encoding nitroreductase family deazaflavin-dependent oxidoreductase, which translates to MPLDGEYEPSPTQWVREQVELYESSGGTRGTTLMDTGMPVIVLTTRGARSGKIRKTPLMRVEHEGRYAVVASLGGAPKHPVWYHNIKSDPHVELQDGPVKRDMTAREVTGTEKAEWWERAVAAYPPYADYQKKTDREIPVFVLDPSDGS; encoded by the coding sequence ATGCCTCTTGACGGCGAATACGAACCCAGCCCGACGCAGTGGGTGCGCGAACAGGTCGAGCTCTACGAGAGCTCCGGCGGGACCAGGGGCACGACCCTGATGGACACGGGCATGCCCGTCATCGTGCTCACCACGCGGGGCGCGCGGAGCGGCAAGATCCGCAAGACCCCGCTGATGCGCGTCGAGCACGAGGGCCGCTACGCCGTGGTCGCCTCGCTGGGCGGGGCGCCCAAGCACCCGGTCTGGTACCACAACATCAAGTCCGATCCCCACGTGGAACTGCAGGACGGCCCGGTGAAGCGGGACATGACGGCCCGTGAGGTCACCGGCACGGAGAAGGCCGAGTGGTGGGAGCGTGCCGTCGCGGCGTACCCGCCGTACGCCGACTACCAGAAGAAGACGGACCGGGAGATCCCGGTGTTCGTCCTGGACCCGTCCGACGGAAGCTGA
- a CDS encoding nuclear transport factor 2 family protein, translating into MTTATGDGTTTRATVEELLRRIGQGDPDRIAELYDESADWRLSWPEDEHGRAATPWIRHRRTRADAADHYRRLAAHHVPDRADTRIERILVDGEDAVVLGEIRQTAATTGRPYRATFALHLTVRDGLVVRHHVYEDSLAVARAFTP; encoded by the coding sequence ATGACCACCGCCACCGGAGACGGTACGACCACCCGCGCCACGGTCGAGGAGCTGCTGCGCAGAATAGGCCAGGGCGACCCGGACCGGATCGCCGAGCTGTACGACGAGTCGGCCGACTGGCGGCTGAGTTGGCCCGAGGACGAACACGGCCGCGCCGCCACCCCGTGGATCCGGCACCGGCGCACCCGGGCGGACGCCGCCGACCACTACCGCCGACTGGCCGCGCACCATGTGCCGGACCGGGCGGACACCCGGATCGAGCGCATCCTGGTCGACGGCGAGGACGCCGTGGTGCTCGGCGAGATCCGGCAGACCGCCGCGACCACCGGGCGGCCCTATCGAGCCACCTTCGCCCTGCACCTGACGGTCCGCGACGGCCTGGTCGTCCGTCACCACGTGTACGAGGACAGCCTCGCCGTGGCCCGGGCGTTCACCCCCTAG
- a CDS encoding ferredoxin, giving the protein MRIGIDKDTCIGAGQCALTAPDVFTQDDDGYSEVLPGREDGGGSPLVREAARACPVGAISVPRTVG; this is encoded by the coding sequence ATGCGCATCGGCATCGACAAGGACACCTGCATCGGCGCGGGCCAGTGCGCCCTGACCGCCCCGGACGTGTTCACCCAGGACGACGACGGCTACAGCGAGGTGCTGCCCGGCCGGGAGGACGGCGGCGGCAGCCCGCTGGTACGGGAGGCGGCCCGGGCGTGCCCGGTGGGCGCCATCAGCGTCCCGCGGACGGTGGGCTGA
- a CDS encoding TetR/AcrR family transcriptional regulator: protein MDDEAARERALDAAERLFYARGVQAVGMDDVRGDSGVSLKRLYRLFPAKEQLVVAYLERRDVRWRGRLAEYVDRHGEPGPRILAVFDWLGQWFAEPGFRGCAWINAYGELGATSAPVTDRVRAHKEAFRAFLDRLATEAGLPTAVGGQLFLLAEGAMVSAGVSGGTEPARQAREAARILLAAAGAQAATTAPSGISPPSAGR, encoded by the coding sequence ATGGACGACGAGGCCGCCCGCGAGCGGGCGCTGGACGCGGCGGAGCGACTTTTCTACGCGCGGGGCGTGCAGGCCGTCGGCATGGACGACGTCCGCGGCGACTCCGGCGTCTCCCTCAAGCGCCTCTACCGGCTGTTCCCGGCCAAGGAGCAGCTCGTGGTGGCCTATCTGGAGCGGCGTGACGTGCGCTGGCGGGGGCGGCTGGCGGAGTACGTCGACCGGCACGGGGAGCCCGGCCCCCGGATCCTGGCCGTCTTCGACTGGCTCGGGCAGTGGTTCGCCGAGCCCGGCTTCCGCGGCTGCGCGTGGATCAACGCGTACGGCGAACTGGGGGCCACCTCCGCCCCGGTGACGGACCGGGTGCGGGCGCACAAGGAGGCGTTCCGCGCGTTCCTCGACCGCCTGGCGACCGAAGCGGGACTGCCCACCGCGGTGGGCGGGCAGCTGTTCCTGCTGGCCGAGGGTGCCATGGTCTCGGCGGGCGTCAGCGGAGGTACCGAGCCCGCTCGACAGGCCCGCGAGGCGGCACGGATCCTGCTGGCCGCCGCGGGGGCTCAGGCCGCGACCACGGCCCCTTCCGGGATCAGCCCACCGTCCGCGGGACGCTGA
- a CDS encoding nuclear transport factor 2 family protein has protein sequence MTTDRPPLPPFTRETAARKVRAAEDAWNTRDPHRVALAYSEDSVWRNRDTFLTGRPAIVEFLTAKWARERAYALRKDLWAFDGNRIAVRFQYESHDADGQWWRSYGNELWEFDEHGLMTRREASINDVAIEESDRRIHGPRPVQ, from the coding sequence ATGACGACCGACCGTCCGCCCCTGCCGCCGTTCACCCGCGAGACCGCCGCCCGCAAGGTGCGGGCGGCCGAGGACGCCTGGAACACCCGGGACCCGCACCGGGTCGCGCTCGCCTATTCCGAGGACTCCGTCTGGCGCAACCGCGACACGTTCCTCACGGGCCGCCCGGCCATCGTCGAGTTCCTCACCGCCAAGTGGGCGCGCGAGCGCGCGTACGCGCTGCGCAAGGACCTGTGGGCCTTCGACGGCAACCGCATCGCCGTCCGCTTCCAATACGAGTCCCACGACGCCGACGGCCAGTGGTGGCGCTCCTACGGCAACGAGCTGTGGGAGTTCGACGAGCACGGCCTCATGACCCGGCGGGAGGCGAGCATCAACGACGTGGCCATCGAGGAGTCGGACCGCCGCATCCACGGCCCACGGCCCGTTCAGTAG
- a CDS encoding flavoprotein — translation MSEQAGSARKPFLYVVVCAAGVASDVTELIAAAQRRGWEVGVFATPVAMDGFFDTAAVEERTGRPIRSAWRRPGDPRPFPAPDAVVVAPATFNTVNKWAAGLADTLAVATLCEACGLGVPVAVLPCVADALASHPAYRESLARLRGMGVRFGDPRGGEATPGGGRPDFAWERALDLLEPR, via the coding sequence GTGAGCGAACAGGCCGGGAGCGCCCGGAAACCCTTCCTCTACGTCGTCGTCTGCGCCGCGGGTGTGGCCTCGGACGTCACCGAACTGATCGCCGCCGCGCAGCGACGCGGCTGGGAGGTCGGCGTCTTCGCGACCCCGGTCGCCATGGACGGCTTCTTCGACACCGCCGCCGTCGAGGAGCGGACCGGCCGCCCCATCCGCTCCGCCTGGCGCCGCCCCGGCGATCCGCGGCCCTTCCCGGCGCCGGACGCCGTCGTGGTCGCGCCCGCCACCTTCAACACGGTCAACAAGTGGGCGGCCGGACTGGCCGACACCCTGGCCGTGGCCACCCTGTGCGAGGCCTGCGGCCTGGGCGTGCCCGTCGCCGTACTGCCGTGCGTCGCCGACGCGCTGGCGTCCCACCCCGCGTACCGGGAGAGCCTGGCACGGCTGCGCGGGATGGGCGTGCGCTTCGGCGACCCCCGCGGCGGGGAGGCGACGCCGGGCGGCGGGCGGCCGGACTTCGCCTGGGAACGGGCGCTGGACCTGCTCGAACCGCGCTGA
- a CDS encoding aldo/keto reductase: MRYVKLGSTGLDVSRICLGCMTYGVPDRGTHEWTLDEEASRPLIRQALDAGINFFDTANVYSDGTSEEIVGKALRDFARRDDIVLATKVHGTMRPGPNGGGLSRKAIMTEIDHSLRRLGTDYVDLYQIHRFDPHTPVEETMEALHDLVKAGKARYLGASSMYAWQFSKMQYTAERHGWTKFVSMQNHYNLLYREEEREMLPLCADQGVGVLPWSPLARGRLTRDWDTATERSATDNFGSTLYQEGDRAVVDAVTRIAGDRGVPRAQVALAWLLHRSTVTAPIIGASKSRHLEDAVAAVELTLTEKEAEELERPYAPHPIAGH, translated from the coding sequence ATGCGGTACGTGAAGCTCGGTTCGACGGGCCTGGACGTCTCGCGGATCTGCCTGGGCTGCATGACCTACGGTGTGCCCGACCGCGGCACACACGAGTGGACCCTCGACGAGGAGGCCTCGCGTCCGCTGATCCGGCAGGCCCTGGACGCCGGCATCAACTTCTTCGACACGGCCAACGTCTACTCGGACGGCACCAGCGAGGAGATCGTCGGCAAGGCGCTGCGCGACTTCGCCCGCCGCGACGACATCGTGCTCGCGACCAAGGTGCACGGCACGATGCGGCCCGGCCCCAACGGCGGCGGACTGTCCCGCAAGGCGATCATGACCGAGATCGACCACAGCCTGCGGCGCCTGGGCACCGACTACGTCGACCTCTACCAGATCCACCGTTTCGACCCGCACACCCCGGTCGAGGAGACGATGGAAGCGCTGCACGACCTGGTGAAGGCGGGCAAGGCCCGCTACCTCGGGGCCAGTTCGATGTACGCCTGGCAGTTCTCGAAGATGCAGTACACCGCCGAGCGGCACGGCTGGACGAAGTTCGTGTCGATGCAGAACCACTACAACCTCCTGTACCGCGAGGAGGAGCGGGAGATGCTGCCCCTCTGCGCGGACCAGGGCGTCGGCGTGCTGCCCTGGAGCCCGCTCGCCCGCGGCCGCCTCACCCGCGACTGGGACACCGCCACCGAGCGCAGCGCCACCGACAACTTCGGCAGCACCCTCTACCAGGAGGGCGACCGTGCCGTGGTGGACGCCGTCACCCGCATCGCCGGCGACCGCGGCGTGCCGCGCGCCCAGGTGGCCCTGGCCTGGCTGCTGCACCGCTCCACGGTGACCGCGCCGATCATCGGCGCCTCGAAGTCGCGGCACCTCGAGGACGCCGTGGCGGCGGTCGAACTGACGCTCACCGAGAAGGAAGCCGAGGAACTGGAGCGGCCCTACGCGCCGCACCCGATCGCCGGTCACTGA
- a CDS encoding DUF4232 domain-containing protein has product MPNTSQPLCRTALLASALAVLGVLTACGSESGTPSASTPRATEAPSTPGPDSGAATAPADGTTPSDTAGSASASARTDGRCHTSELRAAVGRVDPGAGQRNFPVVLTNTSDRTCTVYGYPGAAFVDASGEQLGPDPDRAPSSPVTLTLTPGKSAWAGLSFSSPQISGARTATPAALLVTPPDERDPIEVAWTAGEVPVGGDESSVSVTALEAGTGP; this is encoded by the coding sequence ATGCCGAACACGTCCCAGCCCCTGTGCCGGACGGCCCTGCTCGCGAGTGCGCTCGCGGTGCTCGGCGTACTGACCGCGTGCGGCAGCGAGAGCGGCACGCCGAGCGCGAGCACCCCGCGAGCCACCGAGGCCCCGAGCACGCCCGGCCCGGACTCCGGTGCCGCCACCGCGCCCGCCGACGGCACCACGCCCAGCGACACCGCCGGATCGGCCTCCGCCTCGGCCCGCACCGACGGCCGCTGCCACACCTCCGAGCTGCGCGCCGCCGTCGGCCGCGTCGACCCGGGCGCCGGACAGCGCAACTTCCCGGTCGTGCTGACCAACACCTCCGACCGCACCTGCACGGTGTACGGCTATCCGGGCGCCGCGTTCGTGGACGCGTCCGGCGAGCAGCTCGGCCCGGACCCCGACCGCGCGCCCTCCTCCCCCGTGACGCTCACCCTGACGCCCGGGAAGAGCGCGTGGGCCGGACTGTCCTTCTCCAGCCCGCAGATCAGCGGCGCCCGCACCGCGACCCCGGCGGCCCTGCTGGTCACCCCGCCGGACGAGCGGGACCCCATCGAGGTCGCGTGGACGGCCGGTGAGGTCCCGGTGGGCGGCGACGAGTCGTCGGTGTCCGTCACCGCCCTGGAAGCGGGGACCGGGCCCTGA